From Pedobacter sp. MC2016-14:
CCATTGGAACCCAAACGCTGCCTGCCCTTAAAATAATTGTGGTCAATACTGTGGTAGTTTTGCTGGCTCCGTTCATCATTCAGTTCTACAATCAGGGTAGGGCCTAAATTGATTTTGTTGATGAGCGTACAATGGTCTACCCGGTTGTGTTTGCCCCAAAGCACAATCCAGTTGTCGTTTTTAAAACGGTCGGCCTGAGAAAAGTTCTCGATCACAAAACCGGTAATCCGGCAATAGTTGGCCAGTTCATTGGTACCTGTACTAAAAATAATGAGGTCGCCATTGGGGCTGTAGCCATTGTTAAAATGCAAATCGGCCACTTCCAGGTAAGTACCGGAAATTTTAAAGTTGGAGGCACCGCTAATCACCACACCACCCGGTGTTTGCGGAGCAACCCTAATGGGTTGTTCCGCTGTACCATTTGCTTTCAGCACCAGCTTCTGGTCTTTCCAAAGACCATCCGCCATGGTGATTTTTGCGCCGGGCTTTGCCGCAGCCAATGCAGCCTGGAGCTCTTTTCCGTTGTGTACCAGCTGTCCGGATCCCTTTAAAGAGGCAAACAACAACAATAGGATTACGCTGTACTTCATAGGGCTATTTTTGAATGTAAATGTCAAATTTAATGGTGGATGTACCTGTAGTTGAAGTGGCTTCTTTAACACGGATCAAAGCGTTTTTAAAGCCGGTTCCGCTTACATCAGGGATCCGCACATAAATTAAATTGGCCGTAGTGGTGTTAAATATCGCTGTTGTAGCCGCTACTGAAGCATCAAACCTGGCCGAACTTCCACCCGGTGCAGCGATATTATTTGCGGTTAAGAAAAATGCCTCATCAATGACATCAATGTTGTTGGCCGCATATTGCGCATACACATTGTCTATGCCTGTACTAGCACCCGGAACCAGCACCCTGAATTTAGTGGCCCGTAAAACCGCCGCATTGGCAATGGTCCAGCCCACAGAATTACATTTAAAGTTGTTGGCTACACCAGAAGCATTGGCCGGACTGTAGAATGAAGGTCCGGTAGCCGTTCCATAGAACAAAAAGGCCATGGTAGATTCGCTGGCATTGAGACTGCAATTGCCCAGGGTAGTACCGCTTTCTGCGAAGAAAATGGTATTGGTACCTGTGGTATGTGCTGTCATGGTCACATCACGGTACAACGTTGAGCCGTAAGTATAATTTAGAGGCAGGATCAATTCAGACGGTAGGTCGTCAATGTCCGTTGCAATAATTTTAAGATGGGTACTTCTTTTACGGAAAGGATAGTTGTAATTGAAGCTGTAGCTCAAACTGGAATTTAAGCTGCTGATGCTGGAGATCAAAACGTATTCTCCCTGGTAATTGTCGTAAATCTCGATCTTTTTGAGGCCGGTAACCGAAGTAATGGTTCCGGTAACAGGTGTGGTACCCGTTAAGTTCGGCGTTACTGAAGCTGCAAAACCCACAAATTTAGGTTTAAACAAACTCACATCCACCGGCATGGCGACTACCAATTGGTTGCTTTGTCCGTAGATGTCTTTGGCTACAATTTTGATGTGCTGCGCTGCTTTCCGGTAGGTGTACTGATAGTTGAGCGCAAATTGTTTAGCGCCATTGATGCTGGTATTGCTGTTCACCAAAACATAAACGTTTTCTGTCTGATAATCATCATAAATATCTACCTGACTTAAACCATAATCTGAGGTTATATTTCCGGTAATGCTGGTCAGTCCGCCGCTTAGGTTGGCCGTAATCTGCGCTGGGAAATCCTTCAATTGCGGTAAGGCAGGATTAAAATAGGTGATTTTAACAAAGCCCTCTACCGTACTGTTATCGCTTTGTTTGGCCAATACCCTTACACCCGTAGCCTTGCTCATGCTATTGGCCGGAAAGGCAGCCGTAGGAATGTTTAGGGTATATGCTGCAGCGTTATCAGGGATGGCGGTGGCAATCAACGAGTCTGTGGCATTGTTCCGCACCAGATACGCATACACCGACTTGATGCCCGTGCTGGAATTAATTTGTGCTGCTACCGTAGTATTGGCGCCAAAATTCCGGGTGGCGCTGTTGTAAGTATATTCTGCCGCAGTGAGTGTGCCAACACTTTCCGTTTCTGTTTTTTTGCAGGAGGCGCAGCAGAGCAGCACAGCAAAAAAGAAGCTTAAAGATTTAAATAATGTGCTCATAGTTTCGAGATTAAATGCTTTTAATAACTGCTGTTTTGTGGAATTTTTAACTGATCGTTACTGTCAATTTCTTTCTGCGGAATGGGCAGCAACAAGCGGTCTTCTACCACCAAAGCCTGCAGGTTGGCCAGGGTAATGGCCGGAACAATCCTGCTGTAATGCGAAGTAAATTCCGTAGCAAAATGTGCTTTGATGACGGCTATGGCTGTTCCCGAACGTTTCAAATCAAAGAAACGCTGGTTTTCAAAAGCAAATTCCAACCTGCGTTCATTAAACAAGGCCGTGTTAAACTGCGTAGGGTCGGTAATGGCAGCGGTTCCGCTTGCCGGATACTGGTAAAAACCAGTACTGAAATCTCCGGTACCCAGATCTTTTGCACCTGCACGGGCCCTCACCTGGTTGATGAGGCTTACCGCCGTTCCCGAAGCACCATCATAACCAATGGCTTCTGCTTTCATCAGCAGCACATCCGAATAGCGGAGTACAGGGAAATCATTTTCCGCATCAAACTTAACCAAGGCAGGAGAAAGGAACTTTTTAACGTACAGTTTAGAACTGAAAGTCGCCAGGCTAACATCCTTTCGGGCATCTGCCGCAGCGGTTACCGCCGTTTTAAATTGTGTATTCAGTTCTGTCGTCGGGAAGTTTAAACCCAGTCCGTCGCCATTAATGACCGCGCTACCGCTGGAAGTGGGTGCAAAATTATTGGCCATGGAATTTCCAAGTCCTACACCACCAGATTTAAAACGAACGGCAAAGAGGATTTCCCGGTTCATTTCATTGTTGATGGAAAAAACATCGGCATAAGAAGGGAGCAAACCATAACCACTGTTGCTGATGACATCATCCAGCAGGCTTAAAGCGGCTGGTTTTTGGTTTAAGGTTAAATACACCTTAGCCAGCAAAGCTTTAGCCGCCCAGCTTGTTGCGCGGCCCCGGTCAGCATCGGCCATGGCCGCATAGGTAGCAGGCGACAAGATGTCCTTAGCTTTGGATAAATCGGCCACAATCAGTTTGTAAATGTCCTGTACCGCAGCTCTGTTGATCTGTTTAGATTGCTCCGGATCTACAGGTTCGGTAATCAGGAATACCGCTCCATACAAGCGCACCAGGTTAAAATAGTGGTAGGCCCTTAAAAATAAAGCCTCACCAGCCAGCTGGTTTTTTTGAGCAGCAGTAACCTGGGCAGTTCCATCAGCGATGGCAATGCTTTCATTCTGATAACTTACACCCAGGCTTTTGAGCACGTAATTGATAGAACGGATATTTTTATAGGTATTTAACCAATACAGGTAAACCTTATCATGCGCGGAATTGAGGTTAAACATATCCAGCTCATTGAGTTCCACGTTGCTGGTGGCAGAACTGTTGGGCACACCCTGTTTGGTGTTGTCGCTCCGCAGCTCGGTCAGCATCCATTCCGTTTCCAGGGGCAGCAGTAAGCCGTTGTAGCTCCCGGTAAGTCCGGTTTTGGTTTCCTCATAGTTCCTGTAAAAAGAACTTACCCCCACATTGGATACCGGATCCAGCTCAATGATTTTTTTGCAGGAAAAAGTACTGATGCTTACAGCGATGATGAAGATATTAAGGGTTAATGTTTTCATGTTGAGTAATTTAAAAGCTTCCATATCTAGAAATTTACATCCAGTCCGAAGGTGTAGGTACGCGCAATTGGGAAGGCGCCACGTTGATAGCCCGCAATTAAAGGAGAAGCATAGGCAGAACTTGTGGTCCTGGCTTCGGGGTTAATACCACGGTAGCTGCTGCCCATTAAGTACAGCAGGTTATCTACAGAACTGTACAGCCTGATGCCGCTAACACCTAATTTTTTACTGATTTTGGAGGCAAAAGTATAACCCAAAATCACATTCCTTAAAGCCGCATAAGAAGCATCCTCAAGTACATAATCGGTCAGCAGCCAGTTTTCACCATTGGTATAATAAGGCGTTTTGCCATCACCAGGATTGGCGGCACTGATCCAGCGGTTGGCGATAAAGTTTTCGTTGTACTTGCGCGATTCATTGTAATTGGCATCACCGTTAATTAAACTGCCGCCCTGAACGCCCTGAATGAGCACACTGAGGTCAAAGCCTTTGTATTTAAAGGTATTGGTTACGCCCCAGGTAAAATCTGGAAAAGGAGAACCCAGCACGGTACGGTCATCAATGTCTATTTTGTTGTCGCCATTTACATCCACATACTTTAAACCACCTGCAGCAAAGTATTTAGAAAGGGTAGAAGTTTGTCCCGTTGCTTTAGCCGCATCAATTTCTGCCTGCGAAGTCCAGATGCCATCGGTTTTATAACCAAAAAACTGGATGGCACGGTCGCCCACAATGTTGGCATAAATCTCGTTTCTTTCCCCATATTTATATTGCACAGGTTCGCCGCCCAAAGCCACTAATTTATTACGGGTAGCAGACACATTTAAATTGGTGCTCCAGCTAAAATCTTTTGTTTTAAGGTTGTTCATCGTCAGTTCTACCTCTGCACCCTGGTTCCTCAGTTTGCCGGCATTTCTGAAATACTCATTAGAGCCGCTAAAAGATTGGGTATTGGCCTGGTACAGCAACTGATCGGTAATGGAATTGTAGTATTCCAGTGTTAGGGCAAAGCGGTCTTTCAGGAAGCTGACATCCAAACCGGTATTAAATTCAAAGGTACGCTCCCAGGAAATGTCCGGGTTGGCCAGTACATTGCTGTTCGGCGATAAACCAAGGCCAACTGTTCCGGTACCAGAGCCAAAAGAATAATTACTTGGGTACAGGAGGTTGACATAAGAAAATGCAGGGATGTTGTTGTTACCCGTAACCCCATAACTGGCCCTCAGCTTCATGCTGCTGATCCAGTCGGCGCTTTTCATAAAGTTTTCATTGGAAATGGCCCAGCCGCCGGAAATAGCAGGGAAGTAACCCCATTTTTTACCCGGTCCAAAATTGGAACTTCCATCTGCACGGAAGCTGGCACTCAGCAGGTATTTGCCCTTGTAATCGTAATTGACCCTGCCCAGGTAGGAAAGTAAGCCTTTAGGATATTCCAGCGTATTGGTTAGAGCCTGATCAATCTGACCGGCCTGGTTTAAGGTTTTAAAATCTTCTGTAGGGAAGTTACGGCCTACAATGTTGCTTTCCTTCGTTTTGGTCTGCTGTGCCGTATAACCTACCAAACCCGTAAAATTATGGTTGCCAGCTTTTAGGCTATAGTTTAAAGTGTTTTCCCAAAGCAGGTCCAGGTACAGTTTATTGTAAATTACGGCCTGGTTTACATCGCCATCTTTACGGGCGCCGGATTTGGTGAAGGTGGTATTTTCCTGACTGGAGTAATAGCCGCCAACAGAGGTTTTAAAAATCAGGTTCTTGGCTACCGTAACGCTCAAATCTCCACCACCCAGTACGCGATAAGTTTGCTGCGTAATGTTTTCCCTGGCTGCGATGGAAAGCGGGGTATTGTTACTGGTAGAAAAAGGCTCAACCGTACCGTTGCTGCTCCACAGACTGCCATCGGGCATGAAACCGGAATAGGTTAAACCGTTAAAATGGCGCGCCTGGATAAAATCACCGGGTGCAATATTTGCCCATTGCGCGTTCTGGTGTACGAATGCAGAAGTAAAGGCATCGTGATACACGGGCAGGAAGGAAGCAAACCTGAAATAATCTGTAAAGTTGGAAGCTGGTCGGATAGTTTTGATGTAAGATGGGTTGATGTTGAAACTGAAACGCACCCTTTTGCTCAGTTCGCCGTCTACCTTAGCTTTGACATTTAAACGGGTATTTTCGTTGAATTTTAACACCGCTTTGTCTTTTTGGCCATTGGCCGATAAATAATAGCGGATGTCTTTTTTACCACCACTGATGCCAAACTGGATGTTAGAGATGGCACCGTTTTGTAAAGCTTCCTGCTGCCAGTCGGTAGCGTAACCTGCAATTTGGTTTTCTATGACATAAGCTGCACGCTCTGCCGGGGTAATGAGGTTAATTTGACTGCTGGCTACAGTGGGGTCGGTCTGCCTTAAAGCCGCTTCCTGAAACAGCAAATTGGTGTATTCGCCCACACTTAAAATGGGGTTAACGGAATACGGGTTTTTAAAACCGTAATAACTTTTAAAGGTATACCTTGGTTTGTCAGATACCCCGCCTTTGGTGGTGATTAAAATGACCCCATTGGCAGCACGGGAACCGTAAATGGCACCCGAAGCGGCATCTTTCAAGACCTCAATGGATTCTACATCCTGAGGATTCACAAAGGAAAGTCCGTCTGGAACGGGATAACCATCTACCACCACCAAGGGCTGTGAGTCTGCACTGATGGAGTTGAAACCACGCACCCGAACGGTAGGCGCGGCACCAACCTCAGAACTTACGTTTTGGATGGTAACCCCGGCGATTTTCCCGATCAGGGCATTGTCTAACCTTGAAGTGGGCATTTCGTCCAGGTTGGTATTTTTCAGTTTACTTACTGAACCGGTTACGGATGATCTTTTTTGGGTACCATAACCAATCACGACCACATCTTCCAGGTTGTTTTTGAGTTCCTGAAGGGTAACGGTAATGGTTTCGTTTTTGGTTACGGGGTGCCCGTATAACTGGTAGCCCAGGTAATTGATCAACAGGATTTTTCCCGTTTCAACGCTAATGGAGAATTCTCCTTTTTCGTTGGTCATGGTGCCTTGTTTACCGTCCTTTACTTTAACGGAAGCTCCGGACAGGGCTTCCCCGTCCGGAGTTTTTACCGTTCCCTGGATTTTAACTTTAGTTTGCGCTAAAGTTTTGTTTCCAAAAAGGAGCGAGGTCAATAGCACAAGCACCATACATTGTAAATAATATTTTAGGTTCATGCTGGTTTAATTTGGTTAGCTGATGGTTGGTATTATTTGTAATCTGGGTTTTGGACCAGGTTGCCTTTACTTAAATCTATTTCGGTTTGCGGAATAGGAAAGATTAAACGGTAAGCCGGTACAGTTAGGGTTGGATTGCCGGTAGCGGTTAAATAGGCATTCAGGATGGCAATGGTGCTTGCCTGGTCCATTCGTACCAAATCATACCAGCGTTGGTTTTCAAATCCAAATTCCAGTTTACGTTCTTTAAAGATTAAATCCCTGGCATTGGCTTTAGTGCCCAGGCCAACTAAGTTATACAAGCTGGCGCCCGCACGACCGCGCACCTCGTTGATAGGCGTCAGTACATCTAAAGTTGGTGCAGCAGCAAGCTCATTGTTCACTTCGGCCGCCATCAGCAATACATCAGAAAAACGGATGACAGGAAAATCGTTTCCGGCATCCCTTACTGGTGCCGTAGCATCTAAAAATTTAGTCGCCAGGCCATTGGTAGCATTATAGGTGCTGGCTTTCCTGACATCGGTACTTTCAAAAAGCGCCATGTATTGTGCAGAAGCTTTTACGTTCCTTGCATCGCCATTGTTGGAGTATTCGTAAGAAAAAGAGTTTCCTTCGCCATTAGAACTCGCTTTGTAGCGAACAGCAAACAGGATTTCTTTGCTCATTTCTGATGCGGTGCTGAATATAGCCGCATAACTTGGGTTTAAAGTATAAGTGCTGCCTTTAAAGTTGGTACCAACCAAGGGGTCCAGTTGCAATTTGGCATTAGGATAATCTTTGGTAGTGAGGTAAACTTTGGCCAGTAAAGCTTGCGAAGCACCTTTGGTGGCACGGGCGATTTGTGCCGTTGGCCATGAAGGAGGACAAGTAGCCACAGAAGTCAGCAAATCTGTTTTAATCTGGCTGTAAATGGTGGAGGTGCTGATGCGTTTGAATTTCTCAAAATCATCAAAATTGATGGAAGCAGTAATCAAAGGCACATCGCCATACAAACGGATCAGGTTGAAATACATTAAAGAGCGGATGAACTTAACCTCACCTTCAAAGTATTGCTTTTTAACCGGGTCTGTTACGTTGTTGATGTATTTAAGCACCAGGTTACAACGCGCTATGGTATTGTAGGAACGCTGCCAGAAATCGGCCAGGAAGAAATTGGAAGGGGCATCCCTGAAAAACTTAATGGCACCCCAATCGCCCTCCAGGGATACACCCGAAGTATTGTCGGCCCTGATCTCGGTTAGTTTAAATTCGATGTCGTACACCTTTTGCAAGCCGTCATAACAGGCAATCACACCAGTTTCTACCTCATCTGTAGTGCGGTAGTAATTCTGCTCAATGAGGTTGGATACTGGTTTTTCATCTAAAAACTTTTTACAGCTGCTTAGGCTTACTATAAGACCCAAGGCAATTAATATTTTGGTTTTCATGGAGTTGTTTTAAAAGTTAGCGTTAAGACCAAAAGTGATGTTTCTTGTGATGGGCGCTGAACCACGCTGGTAGCCGTTTTTAAGCGGATCGTCAGTATACTCGTTTACGCCTTCAGGATTGTAACTTGAATAGCCTTTGGCAAACTTGTACCATAAGTTAGCTGCCGATACATATAACCTTAAATTACTGGCTTTGATGGCTTTCATGATGTTGCCCGGAAAGGTATAACCCAGGTTTACATTGCGAAGCGCTACAAATGACGCATCTTCAATAGAATAACGGCTTTCTGTTTTGTATTTGGTTTTGGCTTGCAATGCAGTTGGCAACAAGAGGTAAGCAGAAGTTCCGGTAGCAGAGAATTGTGTTTCGTAGTAGTTAGGGTCTGCATTGAATACGCTTGCCCCATGAGAACCTTGTACCACAAAGCTAAAATCGAAGTTTTTGTATTTTACATTATTGGTTAATCCCCAGGTAAATTTAGGGGTAGGCTGACCCAATACCACCCGGTCGGCTTCATTCACTACACCATCGTTGTTCATGTCGCGGGCAATGATCCTGTCGGAGTGAACATTGGTGGGCCAGAAATTCCCGCCCACCGAAATGTCACTATCATACTCATAACCGTAAAATTGTACCAATGGAGCACCTACCTGCGCCAGGAAATAGTTCAGTCTTTTAGGATCACCAATGCTGATGATGGAAGTACTGTTTCCAATATTTTTAACTGTGTTTTTATTCGTTGCACCATTTGCTGCCAGGCTCCATTTAACATCCTGGCTGTCGATGATTTTTGCACCCAGTTCAAATTCAATCCCTTGGTTTTGCACTTCGCCATTGTTTACATAAACACCGGAACTCCCTGTAATGGTGTTGATTGGCTGGAAGAAGAGTAAGTCTTTGGTTTTGGTTTTGTAAGCATCTACCGTTAAGGTAAATTTGTTTTTTAAGAAAGCCAGGTCTACACCGCCGTTGAAACTGAAACTGCGTTCCCATCCCAAATTAGGATTGTCGTAAAAGCTGGAATTAAAGCCCAGGCTGGTAGCATCGCCCAATATGGCACCTACTGTACTTACGTTAGCGAAGGCTTTGTAATTGCCGATGTTGTTGTTTCCTGTAGCACCATAACTGGCCCTCAGTTTTAAATCGTTTACTAAGGATTCTTTGTTGTAGAAATCTTCATTGCTTACGCGCCAGCCCACAGAGGCAGAAGGGAAATAACGCCAGCGGTTATCGGCACCGAAACGGGAGCTACCATCCCAGCGTGAACCGATGGAAAGTAAATATTTGTTGTCATAAGCATAATTGGCCCTGAACAATAGGGAAGCAAGCGTATTGCGCTCTTCTGTAGAACTCAGCGAGTTTGGTGTTCCTGCATTTAAAGTAGGAATATCGTCTGTTGCGAAATTGGTGGCTACGGCATTACTGGCAGAGATTTTTGTAGATTGAGAGGTGAAACCGGCCACCACATTTAAATCGTGTTTACCAAATGTTTTGGCATAGTTTAAAATGTTCTCGTTCAATAAATCGATGGTTTGGGTATTGGCTAAAGTAGCCCTGGTAGATGCTTGTGCTACGGCAGCGCTTTGCAAAAAGAGGTCACGCGTGGCCCATGATTTCTGGAAAAACTCTGTCCGCGAATTGTTGATGAATGCACCGGCAGATACTTTTAAAGAGAGGGCATCGGTAAAGTTATACTGCACATTGGCATTGGTAATGGTTTTGTAAGTAAAGGTGGTGTTTTTGATGCCGGCTAAGTTGGCGTAACCGTTGTTGTTGGCCGTAGCCGAGAGGTTGATGCCCGTGTAACGGGTATTGGTAGCCGGATCAAAGGCCCTTTGGTTGACCATAGCGCCAATTGGGTAACCTGTAGCCGCAGAAATTTCTGGAGTGGAATATAAGGGCAACCAGGTAGCGAAGGCACGCAGCACATCGTGTATTTTATAGTTAGGCGTATTTTGCACCGTGTAAGAAGGGGTGATGCTTAAGCCAATTTTCCATTTATCGCTTGGCGTAATGTCTATATTGGCTTGTCCGCCGTATCTTTTATAATCGTTGGTCAGGATGACACCCTTATCCAATAAGGCTTCTCCAGACACATAATATTTTACGTTTGGACTGCCGCCGCTCAGGTTAACTTGTGTGTTTTGAAAGGTTCCGGTTCTGAAGACCACGTCCTGAGGATCCATAGGTACATCAAACTTTTGTGCGGCAATAATTTCAGGAGATAAATTGCCGTTGTTTACAGATCTTACATGGTCTGCCCATTCAGACAGGGTAGGGAAGTCAAGGCGACGGTATACATCTTTAAAGCCGGTAGCATTGTTGAAACCGAAAACTGTTTTACCCTCTTTACCAGATTTGGTGGTGATGAGGATAACCCCATTGGCACCCCTAGATCCGTAGATGGCTGCCGATGCCGCATCTTTTAAGACCTCGATACTTTCTACGTTGTTCATATCTACCGAGGCTAAATCTGTAGGAACAGGGTAACCATCGATAACGATTAATGGGTTGGTACCTGCGGTAATAGAGGCTGCACCACGGATTTTAATTACGGGCGCCGCACCTGCGGTAGCATCTGTAGTTTGGATTTGCACACCGGCAAGTTTACCAGCTAAAGCCTGATCTGCCCTGGATACCGGGATTTGGTTGAGGTTATCGTTGGTGAGTTTGGCTACTGCACCAGTTACGGAAGATTTCTTTTGGGTACCGTAACCAATGACCACCACGGTTTCCATGGTATTTGGAAGTTCTTGTATGGTAATGGTAACAGACTCGGCTTTAGTTACGGTAAATGTTTGCGTAACATAACCAATGTAGCTGATTTCCAGAACCTGGCCAGTGCTTACATTTAAGCTGAATGCACCGTTGGTATCTGTAACTGCGCCTTGCTGGGCATTTTTAACTTTAACGGAAGCACCTGGTAAGCGAGCCCCGTCTGGTGTTTTAACCACACCTTGTACAGTTACTTTATTTTGTGCCTGTACCGGCTGCGTAAATAATGCACAGCTGAACAATACAAGCAGTAGGCCTGATAAGTAAACTTTTACGTTCATATCTTTAATATTTATATTTGGTTAGTGTTGTTTGCATGCTGCCCTCTGGCGCATTGCTTCTTTTTTTATGAAGTCAGGACATCATTTACTGTCCTGACTTTAAGGGTATAGGGTATTTGATTATGAAAAATTAAGTCCGCCGTTGATGTCGATGTTGTTTCCGGTAATGTAGCTGGCCTGATCTGAAGCCAGGTACACAATGAGGTCTGCCACTTCCTGTGCCTGACCTTCGCGTTTTAACAGGGTAGCATTGGCCACGTTTACCCGAACTTCTGGTTTACTAAAGGTATCGTGGAAGGTAGTAGCAATCATACCCGGTAATACAGCGTTTACACGAATGCCTTTTGGTCCCAGTTCTTTGGCAAGGGATCTGGTGTAAGTCATGACCGCACCTTTTGATGCTGCATAGGCACTGGCACCCGGACCACCGCCATCTCTACCCGCAAGGGAAGATAAATTGATGATGGAAGCGCCTGAGCTCATGTAAGGTATGACCGCTTTGGAAGCCAGGTATACGCTTTTCAGGTTCAGGTTCATCACCTGGTCCCAGAATTCTTCTTCCAGTTCCAGTGTGGTTTTGCGGGCAATCATACCGCCGGCAACATTGACCAGGATATGGATTTCTTCGCCAAAAGCGGCCCTGGTCTGATCGATCAGGCTGGTTACTTCGGCAGATTTAGTCACATCACCTTTAACAATGATGCCTTGACCACCAGCAGCTGTAATGATGGCCAGTGTTTCTTCTGCATTTTGCAGGTTGCCATGGTAATTGATGACAACTTTTGCTCCTTCTGCTGCCAATTGGCAGGATACTGCTCTTCCGATATCTCTTGATCCGCCAGTTACGATGGCTACTTTGTTTGTTAAACGCATACTAGTAATTAGATTTAATGAATTAATTTTTTTGAACTGATATATCTGATACAAAACCAGGTAATGGGCACCAGTACGGCAGCCAGTATAAAAAAGGAATTGTAGCTTGTTTTTGTAATGATGGGCACCGCCCAG
This genomic window contains:
- a CDS encoding RagB/SusD family nutrient uptake outer membrane protein — protein: MKTLTLNIFIIAVSISTFSCKKIIELDPVSNVGVSSFYRNYEETKTGLTGSYNGLLLPLETEWMLTELRSDNTKQGVPNSSATSNVELNELDMFNLNSAHDKVYLYWLNTYKNIRSINYVLKSLGVSYQNESIAIADGTAQVTAAQKNQLAGEALFLRAYHYFNLVRLYGAVFLITEPVDPEQSKQINRAAVQDIYKLIVADLSKAKDILSPATYAAMADADRGRATSWAAKALLAKVYLTLNQKPAALSLLDDVISNSGYGLLPSYADVFSINNEMNREILFAVRFKSGGVGLGNSMANNFAPTSSGSAVINGDGLGLNFPTTELNTQFKTAVTAAADARKDVSLATFSSKLYVKKFLSPALVKFDAENDFPVLRYSDVLLMKAEAIGYDGASGTAVSLINQVRARAGAKDLGTGDFSTGFYQYPASGTAAITDPTQFNTALFNERRLEFAFENQRFFDLKRSGTAIAVIKAHFATEFTSHYSRIVPAITLANLQALVVEDRLLLPIPQKEIDSNDQLKIPQNSSY
- a CDS encoding TonB-dependent receptor translates to MNLKYYLQCMVLVLLTSLLFGNKTLAQTKVKIQGTVKTPDGEALSGASVKVKDGKQGTMTNEKGEFSISVETGKILLINYLGYQLYGHPVTKNETITVTLQELKNNLEDVVVIGYGTQKRSSVTGSVSKLKNTNLDEMPTSRLDNALIGKIAGVTIQNVSSEVGAAPTVRVRGFNSISADSQPLVVVDGYPVPDGLSFVNPQDVESIEVLKDAASGAIYGSRAANGVILITTKGGVSDKPRYTFKSYYGFKNPYSVNPILSVGEYTNLLFQEAALRQTDPTVASSQINLITPAERAAYVIENQIAGYATDWQQEALQNGAISNIQFGISGGKKDIRYYLSANGQKDKAVLKFNENTRLNVKAKVDGELSKRVRFSFNINPSYIKTIRPASNFTDYFRFASFLPVYHDAFTSAFVHQNAQWANIAPGDFIQARHFNGLTYSGFMPDGSLWSSNGTVEPFSTSNNTPLSIAARENITQQTYRVLGGGDLSVTVAKNLIFKTSVGGYYSSQENTTFTKSGARKDGDVNQAVIYNKLYLDLLWENTLNYSLKAGNHNFTGLVGYTAQQTKTKESNIVGRNFPTEDFKTLNQAGQIDQALTNTLEYPKGLLSYLGRVNYDYKGKYLLSASFRADGSSNFGPGKKWGYFPAISGGWAISNENFMKSADWISSMKLRASYGVTGNNNIPAFSYVNLLYPSNYSFGSGTGTVGLGLSPNSNVLANPDISWERTFEFNTGLDVSFLKDRFALTLEYYNSITDQLLYQANTQSFSGSNEYFRNAGKLRNQGAEVELTMNNLKTKDFSWSTNLNVSATRNKLVALGGEPVQYKYGERNEIYANIVGDRAIQFFGYKTDGIWTSQAEIDAAKATGQTSTLSKYFAAGGLKYVDVNGDNKIDIDDRTVLGSPFPDFTWGVTNTFKYKGFDLSVLIQGVQGGSLINGDANYNESRKYNENFIANRWISAANPGDGKTPYYTNGENWLLTDYVLEDASYAALRNVILGYTFASKISKKLGVSGIRLYSSVDNLLYLMGSSYRGINPEARTTSSAYASPLIAGYQRGAFPIARTYTFGLDVNF
- a CDS encoding RagB/SusD family nutrient uptake outer membrane protein, which gives rise to MKTKILIALGLIVSLSSCKKFLDEKPVSNLIEQNYYRTTDEVETGVIACYDGLQKVYDIEFKLTEIRADNTSGVSLEGDWGAIKFFRDAPSNFFLADFWQRSYNTIARCNLVLKYINNVTDPVKKQYFEGEVKFIRSLMYFNLIRLYGDVPLITASINFDDFEKFKRISTSTIYSQIKTDLLTSVATCPPSWPTAQIARATKGASQALLAKVYLTTKDYPNAKLQLDPLVGTNFKGSTYTLNPSYAAIFSTASEMSKEILFAVRYKASSNGEGNSFSYEYSNNGDARNVKASAQYMALFESTDVRKASTYNATNGLATKFLDATAPVRDAGNDFPVIRFSDVLLMAAEVNNELAAAPTLDVLTPINEVRGRAGASLYNLVGLGTKANARDLIFKERKLEFGFENQRWYDLVRMDQASTIAILNAYLTATGNPTLTVPAYRLIFPIPQTEIDLSKGNLVQNPDYK
- a CDS encoding TonB-dependent receptor, which codes for MNVKVYLSGLLLVLFSCALFTQPVQAQNKVTVQGVVKTPDGARLPGASVKVKNAQQGAVTDTNGAFSLNVSTGQVLEISYIGYVTQTFTVTKAESVTITIQELPNTMETVVVIGYGTQKKSSVTGAVAKLTNDNLNQIPVSRADQALAGKLAGVQIQTTDATAGAAPVIKIRGAASITAGTNPLIVIDGYPVPTDLASVDMNNVESIEVLKDAASAAIYGSRGANGVILITTKSGKEGKTVFGFNNATGFKDVYRRLDFPTLSEWADHVRSVNNGNLSPEIIAAQKFDVPMDPQDVVFRTGTFQNTQVNLSGGSPNVKYYVSGEALLDKGVILTNDYKRYGGQANIDITPSDKWKIGLSITPSYTVQNTPNYKIHDVLRAFATWLPLYSTPEISAATGYPIGAMVNQRAFDPATNTRYTGINLSATANNNGYANLAGIKNTTFTYKTITNANVQYNFTDALSLKVSAGAFINNSRTEFFQKSWATRDLFLQSAAVAQASTRATLANTQTIDLLNENILNYAKTFGKHDLNVVAGFTSQSTKISASNAVATNFATDDIPTLNAGTPNSLSSTEERNTLASLLFRANYAYDNKYLLSIGSRWDGSSRFGADNRWRYFPSASVGWRVSNEDFYNKESLVNDLKLRASYGATGNNNIGNYKAFANVSTVGAILGDATSLGFNSSFYDNPNLGWERSFSFNGGVDLAFLKNKFTLTVDAYKTKTKDLLFFQPINTITGSSGVYVNNGEVQNQGIEFELGAKIIDSQDVKWSLAANGATNKNTVKNIGNSTSIISIGDPKRLNYFLAQVGAPLVQFYGYEYDSDISVGGNFWPTNVHSDRIIARDMNNDGVVNEADRVVLGQPTPKFTWGLTNNVKYKNFDFSFVVQGSHGASVFNADPNYYETQFSATGTSAYLLLPTALQAKTKYKTESRYSIEDASFVALRNVNLGYTFPGNIMKAIKASNLRLYVSAANLWYKFAKGYSSYNPEGVNEYTDDPLKNGYQRGSAPITRNITFGLNANF